CGGCCGTCGGACGTCCAGATCGCCTGATCGCAGCCGTCCTGGTCCTCCGCGAGGTTGCGCAGCCAGATCTTCCCCCCACCGACCTGCTCGAGCCAGAGCGACTGGCGCGGCGGGTCGAGCGAGATGTGGTTCCGCACCGTGGCCCGGTAGCCCCCGTCGGGCGAGTCGACGGCGAGCGCCACCTGCGGCAGCCCGAAGTTGCCCCGAGTGCAGCCGGCGGCGAGCGTGAGCAGCGCGGCGAACAGGGTGAGGCCGGCCCTGGGCCTGGACCGGCTCATCGTGGGGAGATCCGCGGCATGCCCAGTCTACGGACCGGGTCGACCGAGCATCTACGAGCTAGCGGGAGAGGCTGAGGAGAAGCTGCCCCAGAGCGAGGCCGAGATAGGTGCCGACGACGTTGCCGACCACGGCGAGGAGCAGCCCGACCGGAGCGAGGCCGGGTTGGTAGATCTCCGCCACGACCGGGGCCGACGAGTAGCCGCCGATCGCCGCCTGGCTCGCCGCACCGAGGAAAAACGACGGGGCGCGCAACAGGCGCAGCGCGACGAGCAGCACCACCGCGTGGATGGCGATGACGATCACGCCGGCGACGATCCACAGCGGCTGGGTGACGATCTTCCGCAGGTCCGCCTGGGCGCCGACCGAGGCGAGCAGCAGGTAGAAGCCGGCGTAGCCCAGGCTCGAGGCGCCGGCCCCGTCGTAGCGGGCAAGCGGGGTGAGCGAGAGCAGCAGCCCGGCGGTGGTCAGCAACAGGATCCCCCAGGCGAACGGCGTCAGCACGTCGCCGACCGGCGGGAGGGCCCGCCCCGCGGCCATGGCCAGCGACGAGACGACGAGCGCCACGCCGACGAGCAGCGTCGCGTCGGCGGTGGTCGTCGGCCGGCGGTCGCGCTCGAGACGATGGGCGATCCGCGCACCGATCGCCGCCACCTCGGCGCGGTCGGCGTGCAGCCGCCGGTCGAGCGCCGCCTGGCGGGCGGAGAGCGCGATGAGGATCGCCATCCAGCTGTAGGCGACGATTGTGTCGACGAGGATGGCGATCCCCTGGGCTTCGGCCGAGAGGCCGAGCGAGGTCGAGACGGCAAGGAGGTTGGCGCTGCCGCCGATCCAGGTGCCGGTGAGCGCGGCGAAGACGGCCCAGGCCTCGGGCCCCAGGGAGCGACCGAGCAGCAGGAAGGCGGCGAGCGATCCGAGCGCCACGCCCAGGGAGGCGGCGCCCATGGCGAGGAGCGCCCGCGTGCCGAGACGAGCGATGGCGCGAAGGTCCGACGAGAGGAGGATCAGCGCCAGGCTCGCCGGCAGCAGGTGCCGGGTGAGCGCTCCGTAGAGCGGGCTCGCGTTGGGGAAGATCCCGACGGTCGCCGCGAGCATCGGCAGGGCATAGACCCAGAAGACCGGCGGCAGGCGCGAGAAGAACGGCGCGAGCCCTGCGCGTCGCTCGAGTTGGAAGACGATGGCCACGACCAGTGCAAGACCGGCAAGGATGGCGGCAGGCGACGCGAGCATTCCGGCCATCTTGGCCGCGCCGGTGGGAGCGGGTCAACCCGGACGGAGGGACCCGGCAGACCCCCGGTCCTCCCTGCCGCCCCTCCGGCCGAGCGCCTCGCTCTCGTCCGGGACGACGGCGGGGGGAGCTGCGTTGCCGCGATGACAGCGGGACGAAACGGCGTTGCATGCGACGACGGGGGAAACGGCATTCCCGCGACGAGGGTGCGAGCGCGTGCGGCTCGCGGGACTCGGCCCCTCGTCGTCTCGACCGCAGGGAGAGACCCGGGCGGGGGCGCTTCGCCCCCGCACCGCCCCGGATGGGGGGGTCGGGCGAGCGTGCGATTGCTACGGACCGGAGCGGACGGACAGCAGCGACCGGCCGGCAGCGGCTAGGATCCGTTCATGCCCATCCGCTGTCACTCCCACACCATCGAGCTCGCCCTGCGCACCCCCTTCCGCCTCTCTCGTGGCACCTCCGAAACCCGGCGGAACGTGATCTTCGAAATCGACCAGGACGGTGTCCTCGGCCGCGGCGAAGCGGCACCGATCCCCCGGTACCGGGAGAGCGCCGACTCGGCCGCCGCGGCGCTCGCCACGATGGCGGCTCGCCTCGCCGAGCCACACGCCTTCGCCGAAGAGGCGGCGCGACTCGCCGTCCCAGGCCAGCGCGCCGCCCAGGCCGCCTTCGACGCGGCCCTCCACGACCTCGCTGGCCGTCGCCTCGGCATCCCGGTCACCGAGCTGCTCGGCCTCGGCCGTCGTCCTCTGCCACCGACCTCGTGGACGATCGGCGTCGATCCGATCCCCGAAGCGCTCGACAAAGTCGCCGCCGCCGGGCACTTCGAGGTGCTGAAGCTGAAGATGGGACTGCCCGGCGACCTCGAGCTCTTGCGCGCGGTGCGCGGTGCCACGCGACAGGCGATCCGTGTCGACGCCAACGAGGGTTGGAGCTTCGCCGAGGCGCAGGAACGGCTGCCGGAGCTCGCCCGGCTCGGCGTCGAGTTCGTCGAGCAGCCGATGAAGGAGACCGAGCTCGAGGCCATCCGCGAGCTGCGACGGTCGAGCCCGCTCCCCTTCATCGCCGACGAGAGCCTGCACGACGCCAGCGACATTCCGCGCATCGCCGCCGCATTCGACGGCATCAACGTCAAGCTCGCCAAGTGCGGCGGCATCGCACCGGCGCTGGCGCTGATCGCCACGGCCCGGGCCCACGGCCTGAAGATCCTCCTCGGCTGCATGATCGAAAGCTCGCTCGGCATTGCCGCGGCCCTCGCCGTCGCTCCGCTGGTCGACTGGATCGACCTCGACGGCAGCCTGCTCGTCTCGAACGACCCGTTCACCGGACTCGACCTCGAGGGAGGACGATTCCGCCAGACGGAGGGACCGGGGCTGGGGGTCGAGCCGCTCGTCGCCTGAAGCGGTCGGCCGACGAGTCCGTCGCAGCAGCCTGTCAGACCTCCGCGAGCGCAGCGCGCAGGTCGGC
This genomic window from Holophagales bacterium contains:
- a CDS encoding DUF819 family protein, encoding MLASPAAILAGLALVVAIVFQLERRAGLAPFFSRLPPVFWVYALPMLAATVGIFPNASPLYGALTRHLLPASLALILLSSDLRAIARLGTRALLAMGAASLGVALGSLAAFLLLGRSLGPEAWAVFAALTGTWIGGSANLLAVSTSLGLSAEAQGIAILVDTIVAYSWMAILIALSARQAALDRRLHADRAEVAAIGARIAHRLERDRRPTTTADATLLVGVALVVSSLAMAAGRALPPVGDVLTPFAWGILLLTTAGLLLSLTPLARYDGAGASSLGYAGFYLLLASVGAQADLRKIVTQPLWIVAGVIVIAIHAVVLLVALRLLRAPSFFLGAASQAAIGGYSSAPVVAEIYQPGLAPVGLLLAVVGNVVGTYLGLALGQLLLSLSR
- a CDS encoding dipeptide epimerase yields the protein MPIRCHSHTIELALRTPFRLSRGTSETRRNVIFEIDQDGVLGRGEAAPIPRYRESADSAAAALATMAARLAEPHAFAEEAARLAVPGQRAAQAAFDAALHDLAGRRLGIPVTELLGLGRRPLPPTSWTIGVDPIPEALDKVAAAGHFEVLKLKMGLPGDLELLRAVRGATRQAIRVDANEGWSFAEAQERLPELARLGVEFVEQPMKETELEAIRELRRSSPLPFIADESLHDASDIPRIAAAFDGINVKLAKCGGIAPALALIATARAHGLKILLGCMIESSLGIAAALAVAPLVDWIDLDGSLLVSNDPFTGLDLEGGRFRQTEGPGLGVEPLVA